The following proteins are encoded in a genomic region of Sulfurovum indicum:
- a CDS encoding response regulator transcription factor, translating to MKLLLLEDDQILGETLQHFLVREGYEVDLALSEEEAEELTFHIKYDLYLFDINLPSGNGLDFLKSLRHAQDETPTIFITALTDMDSMAQGFELDAMDYIKKPFEPEELLIRLKAKFRDDVLYYDKIQYDPKNNILRKEGEIVHIGNVPCCIFSKLLMRRGNVVTQDVLLECLEQPSGNALRVAIAKIKQKLGIEIINIRGEGYMLEAL from the coding sequence ATGAAACTGCTTTTGCTTGAAGATGATCAGATACTGGGTGAAACGCTTCAGCACTTTCTTGTACGCGAAGGATATGAGGTTGATCTTGCTTTAAGTGAGGAGGAAGCGGAAGAACTGACGTTTCATATAAAGTATGACCTTTATCTTTTTGATATCAACCTCCCTTCCGGTAACGGTTTGGACTTTTTAAAGTCCCTACGCCATGCACAAGATGAGACTCCTACGATATTTATTACAGCGCTGACTGACATGGATTCTATGGCACAAGGCTTTGAACTTGATGCGATGGACTATATTAAAAAACCTTTTGAACCAGAGGAGCTTTTGATCCGGCTTAAAGCGAAGTTCCGGGATGATGTGCTCTACTATGATAAGATACAATATGATCCCAAAAACAATATTCTGCGTAAAGAGGGTGAAATTGTGCATATAGGAAATGTACCTTGCTGTATTTTCAGCAAACTTCTGATGCGTAGAGGAAATGTGGTAACACAGGATGTACTCCTTGAGTGTCTTGAACAGCCTTCGGGAAATGCACTGAGGGTAGCAATTGCGAAGATCAAACAGAAACTGGGTATAGAGA